GCCCGTGACCTCGTGGATGAAAACCTGCGGGTTAACGAACGGCTTGTTGAATACGACAAAGCAACCCAGGATGCCGTTTATCGCGCACGGGCTGAGATGCTGGCTGTAGCCCAACAGCAACGAGAGTCGGTGAAGAACAAGGATCTGGCGCAGTCTTATTTCAATTTCTTGCTCAATCGGCCATTTGAAGAAAACATTGATCAGGCAGATGAGGGCCTGTTGATGGCTGCTGTGGAGGCGCCGGCCGCGCGGCTGATTCCTGCTTCTGCTACCGTTACTACACCGTCAGCCCAGGCAGCTTTCACCCGGCTTGCGCTGCAAAACCGCTATGAGCTAAAACAACTTGAAGCCGCCATCAGCGCTTCGAATGCTGCGGTGAACATCTCAAAAAGTGATCTGCTGCCCGGCGTTGCGTTTGCACTCGATCTTGGGATCCAGGGATCTTCTTATGGTTTTGCCGGCGACCAGTCCTTTTACATGGCCTCGGTGGTATTTAGCTGGAAATTGTTCAATGGCTTCCAGAACCGCAACCGGATACAACAGGCGCGCATCGAAAGCCAAAAACTTACTACGCAGCACGAGGCGCTGCAACAGCAGATCAAACTGCAGGTGCAGGAAGCGTTCGACAATCTTGAGGTTGCCCGCGAGTCGTATTTGACGGCACAACAGCGGTTGACAGCTTCTTCGGAAGGGTACCGGCTGGTTTCTCGGCGGTACGACGAGGGGATGGCCAATCAGGTAACGTTCCTTGACGCACGTACCACGCTTACCGAAGCAGAAATCAACCTCAACCTCACACGCTATGACGTTCTGATCCGCATGGCGGAATTGGAATATGCGGTCGCTGTAAACCAGGCCCCGGAATCGGCCAA
This genomic interval from Bacteroidota bacterium contains the following:
- a CDS encoding TolC family protein, which produces MKRQELMICLYRTGRPLAFSIWFAGLFVYTFLFTAPAVYGQESPLDDYLREGLTNNLSLQEQQFDVEKSFRAMDEARGLFFPEVSIEARYSRAGGGRQISFPVGDLLNPVYNTLNDMLSQQGELPIFPQLENQDIGFLRDREQESKIRLIQPLFQPAILHNYRLQQHLLGSQEAALDAYKQLLMRDIKVAYYNYLKAEKATGILDAARDLVDENLRVNERLVEYDKATQDAVYRARAEMLAVAQQQRESVKNKDLAQSYFNFLLNRPFEENIDQADEGLLMAAVEAPAARLIPASATVTTPSAQAAFTRLALQNRYELKQLEAAISASNAAVNISKSDLLPGVAFALDLGIQGSSYGFAGDQSFYMASVVFSWKLFNGFQNRNRIQQARIESQKLTTQHEALQQQIKLQVQEAFDNLEVARESYLTAQQRLTASSEGYRLVSRRYDEGMANQVTFLDARTTLTEAEINLNLTRYDVLIRMAELEYAVAVNQAPESANP